In Planococcus shixiaomingii, the DNA window CTCGCGATGCGCGCATCGAATGGGCACTAGGCTTGATGAACGACAGCGACACGATTTCCGAAAACGTGACTCACCTTATTGGAGATAACTCTGTCGGCGATACGAAGACAGTGGTAGTAGGAAGAGGTTCACAGAAACAGAACTTTACTACGAAAGTTGTACATTGGGGTAAAAATACCGACGGACAAATTTTGAAGCACGGTGTAATGAAAGACTCCGCTTCTTCCATTTTTAATGGAATCGGAAAAATCGAACATGGTGCGACAAAATCGAACGCGGAACAAGAATCACGTGTCTTGATGCTAAGCCCGCAAGCGCGCGGCGATGCAAACCCGATCCTGTTAATCGACGAAGACGATGTTACAGCTGGCCACGCTGCTTCTGTAGGACGCGTTGACCCGCTTCAATTGTTCTATTTGATGAGCCGCGGAATTACAAAACAAGAAGCTGAACGTCTTGTTATACACGGTTTCTTGGCACCGGTTGTTAACGTGCTGCCAATAGAAGGCGTTAAAAAGCAATTGACGGAGGTTATCGAAAGGAAAGTCCGCTAATGATAAATCGAGAGATTAAAAGTTATTTTCCAATACTCGACCAAGAAGTGAATGGACATCCACTGGTTTATCTTGACAGTGCAGCAACATCACAAAAACCGGTTCAAGTGATTGAAGCGTTAAAGCATTATTATGAATTTGATAATGCAAATGTCCACCGCGGGGTTCATACACTTGGAAACCGGGCAACGGACATGTATGAAGGCGCACGCGAAAAAGTCCGGAAATTCATCAATGCCAGTTCGACTGAGGAAGTCGTTTTTCTGCGCGGTACAACTACCGCATTGAATTTAGTGGCTCAAAGTTACGGCCGGGCGAATGTTGATGAAGGGGACGAAATCGTCATAACCTACATGGAACATCATTCGAACATAATCCCATGGCAGCAATTGGCGAAAGAGCGCGGCGCTATTCTTAAATACATCGACTTAAATCCAGACGGTACCATTTCTTTGGAGCAAGTTCGCGCGGCTGTTACTGACCGGACGAAAATTGTATCAATGATGTACGTATCGAATGTTCTGGGGACCATGAACCCGATCAAAGAAGTGACGCAAATTGCGCACGAACATGGAGCGGTCATGGTAGTGGACGGAGCACAAGCGGCTCCGCACTTGAAAATTGACGTTCAAAACCTTGATTGCGATTTCTTCGCTTTTTCCGGCCACAAAATGTGTGGACCAACC includes these proteins:
- a CDS encoding cysteine desulfurase, with protein sequence MINREIKSYFPILDQEVNGHPLVYLDSAATSQKPVQVIEALKHYYEFDNANVHRGVHTLGNRATDMYEGAREKVRKFINASSTEEVVFLRGTTTALNLVAQSYGRANVDEGDEIVITYMEHHSNIIPWQQLAKERGAILKYIDLNPDGTISLEQVRAAVTDRTKIVSMMYVSNVLGTMNPIKEVTQIAHEHGAVMVVDGAQAAPHLKIDVQNLDCDFFAFSGHKMCGPTGIGVLYGKKDLLNNMEPIEFGGEMIDFVGLYDSTWKELPWKFEGGTPIIAGAVGLGAAIDFLNEIGLHEIEQHEHKMAAYAMNAMNEIEGLQIYGPTDPLKRAGIVTFNLNDVHPHDLATVLDMSGIAVRAGHHCAQPLMKWLACTATARASFYVYNDESDIDRLVEGLRSTKEYFSDVF